In Phyllostomus discolor isolate MPI-MPIP mPhyDis1 chromosome 3, mPhyDis1.pri.v3, whole genome shotgun sequence, a single genomic region encodes these proteins:
- the SWI5 gene encoding DNA repair protein SWI5 homolog, producing MTVSRGIVTQLHSTPPNRRPSRRSRRSAVGVGSAGPGPRSLEREPTVPREPGGPVLGGRRTQPGLSKSCRGAFRSPRPSPKSGPADGASEDSPHLDIQKLKEKRDLLDKEISQLISEGYNVDELEDHISQLHEYNDIKDVGQMLLGKLAVIRGVTTKELYPEFGLDTSD from the exons ATGACAGTTTCGAGGGGGATTGTGACACAACTACATTCCACTCCTCCCAACCGACGCCCGAGTCGCCGCTCCCGCCGCTCCGCGGTGGGGGTAGGGAGCGCAGGGCCCGGACCCAGGTCCTTGGAGAGGGAGCCCACGGTGCCCAGGGAGCCAGGAGGTCCGGTTCTGGGAGGCAGAAG GACCCAGCCAGGACTTTCCAAAAGTTGCCGCGGGGCCTTCCGATCCCCA CGGCCATCTCCCAAGTCTGGCCCGGCTGATGGGGCCAGCGAGGATTCTCCGCACCTTGACATTCAGAAGCTGAAGGAAAAGAGGGACCTGCTGGACAAGGAGATCTCCCAGTTAATATCTGA AGGCTACAACGTGGATGAGCTCGAGGACCACATTTCCCAGCTCCACGAGTACAACGACATCAAGGATGTAGGCCAGATGCTGCTGGGCAAACTAG CTGTGATCCGAGGTGTCACCACTAAAGAGTTGTATCCAGAATTCGGCCTGGACACGAGTGACTGA